Proteins encoded in a region of the Flavobacterium sp. MDT1-60 genome:
- a CDS encoding alpha/beta hydrolase yields the protein MKKILFIMLLISNTILAQSNYSIDTSYTIKSTYNKLIKKYPFITIPQKQNNTAVTEIKEVIYQEDKNRALHFDALFNTKQKQNPAVIMIHGGGWRSGNKNQMHDMAREIASKGYSCFAIEYRLSLEAKYPEGIYDVKNAIKFIKDNAIKFNVDPNKIAVLGCSSGGQMAALIGTTNEILDFEDKSFKSKSSSKVQAIIDIDGVLAFKHPESSEGDMASFWLGGTYDEKPENWNNASALNHTNESTPPILFINSSFDRFHAGRDDMIAILNQYKIYNEVKTIQNSPHSFWFFNPWFTETVLCTTQFLDKIFK from the coding sequence ATGAAAAAGATACTTTTTATAATGTTGTTAATCTCAAATACTATTCTTGCCCAGAGCAATTATAGTATCGATACTTCTTATACTATAAAGAGTACTTACAATAAATTAATCAAAAAATATCCTTTTATAACGATTCCACAGAAGCAAAATAATACTGCAGTTACTGAAATTAAAGAGGTTATTTATCAGGAAGATAAAAATAGAGCATTGCATTTTGATGCTCTTTTCAATACTAAACAAAAACAGAACCCTGCTGTAATCATGATTCACGGTGGTGGCTGGAGATCAGGAAATAAAAACCAAATGCACGACATGGCCAGAGAAATTGCTTCAAAAGGCTATTCTTGTTTTGCAATTGAATACAGATTATCATTAGAAGCAAAATATCCGGAAGGAATTTATGATGTAAAAAATGCAATAAAATTTATAAAAGATAATGCCATAAAATTCAATGTAGATCCAAACAAAATTGCCGTTTTAGGTTGCTCTTCAGGAGGACAAATGGCAGCTTTGATTGGCACAACAAATGAAATTTTAGATTTTGAAGATAAATCATTTAAAAGTAAATCTTCTTCAAAAGTACAGGCAATTATTGATATTGATGGCGTTTTAGCATTTAAACACCCGGAATCTTCAGAAGGAGATATGGCTTCATTTTGGCTTGGTGGAACTTATGATGAAAAACCTGAAAACTGGAATAATGCTTCGGCCTTAAATCATACGAATGAAAGCACGCCTCCCATACTTTTTATAAACAGTAGTTTTGACAGGTTTCATGCCGGAAGAGATGATATGATTGCCATTTTAAATCAATACAAAATTTATAATGAAGTAAAAACAATTCAGAATTCTCCTCATTCTTTTTGGTTTTTCAACCCATGGTTTACAGAGACAGTTCTTTGTACAACCCAATTCTTAGATAAAATTTTTAAATAG
- a CDS encoding glycoside hydrolase family 105 protein, producing the protein MKTKITITSLFSRSVMSICLMLFFCFKVIGQQPEKKEVVISKDLKWSERMALSIIKRDPKAWQIDNNEKPKWDYKLGLLMTSFEKLYHKTNNPVYGDYIKEYGETVVNTSGEILNYKLEDYNIDNINAGKMLFDLYKRTKDERYLTAIKTLRKQLETHPRTNSGGFWHKKIYPYQMWLDGLYMGTPFYAHYTLEFDKGKDFNDIAKQFEQIHLHTIDKKTGLLFHAWDESKQMPWANKETGTSPNFWSRSIGWYMMALVDVLDYMPKDHPKRKELIQFLSEISVAVAKYQDPSGLWYQVTDSGSKEGNYLEASGSEMFVYAFAKGVNKGYLPKEYKELAIKGFDGITKKLITVDPDGEIHITQVCASAGLGGNPYRDGSYEYYIKEKIKVDNSHGLGPFILAALELEK; encoded by the coding sequence ATGAAAACAAAAATCACAATAACAAGCTTATTTTCCAGATCAGTAATGTCGATTTGTTTGATGTTATTTTTTTGTTTTAAAGTTATCGGTCAGCAACCTGAAAAAAAAGAGGTCGTTATTTCCAAAGATTTAAAATGGTCAGAGAGAATGGCACTTTCTATCATCAAACGTGATCCTAAAGCCTGGCAGATTGATAATAACGAAAAGCCAAAGTGGGATTATAAATTGGGATTGTTAATGACTTCTTTTGAAAAATTGTATCACAAAACAAACAATCCGGTTTACGGTGATTACATTAAAGAGTACGGTGAAACAGTAGTAAATACTTCAGGCGAAATTCTGAATTATAAGCTTGAAGATTATAATATTGATAACATCAATGCCGGAAAAATGCTTTTTGATCTTTATAAAAGAACAAAAGATGAGCGTTATCTGACTGCAATAAAGACTTTAAGAAAACAATTAGAAACGCATCCGAGAACGAATTCCGGTGGTTTTTGGCATAAAAAAATATATCCGTACCAAATGTGGCTGGACGGCTTGTATATGGGAACACCATTTTATGCTCATTACACCTTAGAATTTGATAAAGGAAAGGATTTCAATGATATCGCAAAACAGTTTGAGCAAATTCATTTGCATACCATCGATAAAAAAACAGGTCTATTATTTCATGCCTGGGATGAAAGCAAACAAATGCCGTGGGCAAACAAAGAAACAGGAACTTCACCTAATTTTTGGTCTCGCTCTATTGGCTGGTATATGATGGCTTTGGTTGATGTATTAGATTACATGCCAAAAGACCATCCGAAGAGAAAAGAATTGATTCAGTTTTTAAGTGAAATTTCAGTAGCTGTTGCAAAATATCAGGATCCATCAGGATTATGGTATCAGGTTACTGATTCGGGGTCAAAAGAAGGAAATTACCTGGAGGCTTCAGGTTCAGAAATGTTTGTTTATGCTTTTGCAAAAGGAGTAAACAAAGGATACTTGCCAAAAGAATACAAAGAGTTGGCCATAAAAGGTTTTGACGGTATTACAAAGAAGTTAATTACGGTTGATCCTGACGGTGAAATACATATTACACAAGTGTGTGCAAGCGCAGGTTTAGGCGGTAATCCTTATCGTGACGGCTCTTATGAATATTATATAAAAGAAAAAATAAAAGTAGACAACTCTCATGGATTAGGGCCTTTTATTTTAGCCGCATTAGAATTAGAAAAATAG
- a CDS encoding RagB/SusD family nutrient uptake outer membrane protein — translation MNAETIFSVQYDKASTSTDPTKLGNNQFYYFSSYLGGAETGAPLRSYNLCPTDYALGLYEKGDKRWEATFMTEILEGPETTNGVTKNILYYPYYRSTNPASLKVRHFYAPKWFTAADRLAWETANASRKSATFVYHPYGEYSAAYTLIKNLDCYTIPVKKFDDPDPTTPSSTGPVSTRDIIVSRLGETYLIAAEAYLKAGVPSTGLDRLNEVRRRAGVANATLAQFNIDYILDERGRELLGEYKRWFDLKRTGTLVARASTHNYKIKAANFVGVDGKLKILRPIPQSVLDLNQNKDFPQNPGY, via the coding sequence TTGAATGCAGAAACTATTTTCTCTGTACAATACGATAAAGCTTCAACAAGTACTGATCCAACAAAATTAGGAAACAATCAGTTTTACTATTTCAGTTCTTATTTAGGAGGTGCAGAGACTGGAGCTCCATTAAGAAGCTATAATTTATGTCCAACAGATTATGCTTTAGGATTATATGAAAAAGGAGATAAAAGATGGGAAGCTACATTCATGACAGAAATCCTTGAAGGACCTGAAACGACAAACGGAGTAACAAAAAATATTTTGTATTATCCATATTACAGAAGCACAAATCCTGCTTCTTTAAAAGTAAGACACTTTTATGCACCAAAATGGTTTACAGCTGCAGACAGACTAGCATGGGAAACAGCTAATGCATCAAGAAAATCAGCTACTTTTGTATATCATCCTTATGGAGAATATTCAGCGGCATATACTTTAATTAAAAATTTGGATTGTTATACTATTCCGGTTAAGAAATTTGATGATCCGGATCCAACAACTCCATCAAGTACAGGTCCTGTAAGTACAAGAGATATAATTGTTTCAAGACTTGGAGAAACGTATTTAATAGCTGCCGAGGCTTATTTAAAAGCGGGAGTTCCTTCAACAGGTTTAGATCGTTTAAATGAAGTAAGAAGAAGAGCTGGCGTGGCAAATGCAACTCTTGCACAATTTAATATTGATTATATATTAGATGAAAGAGGAAGAGAATTGCTTGGAGAATACAAACGTTGGTTCGATTTGAAACGCACTGGTACGCTAGTTGCAAGAGCTTCTACACATAATTATAAAATTAAAGCTGCTAATTTTGTGGGTGTTGATGGCAAGCTTAAAATTTTAAGACCAATTCCACAGAGTGTGTTAGATTTAAATCAAAATAAAGATTTTCCTCAGAATCCTGGTTATTAG
- a CDS encoding glycoside hydrolase family 28 protein yields MITNKALMLKSIVIFSVVTTLILSCGKQVSAVSETNPWNKMDLIVKSIPETHFLDKEYNINDFGAVADGKTMNTTAFEKAIKACSENGGGKVIVPNGKFLTGAIHLESNVNLHLEDRAEILFSINPKDYPIVHTSWEGTEVMNYSPLIYAKNKTNVAITGKGTLNGQANSTNWWIWSGGKSYGWQKGIPSQNDPTNREVLVDMAEKGIPVSERVFGDGRYLRPNFIEFFECNTILVKDVTIINAPFWILHPLKSNNIIIDGVTVNSHGPNNDGCDPEYSQNIIIKNCTFNTGDDCIAIKAGRDADGRRVAIPSKNIIVQNCKMIDGHGGVVIGSEISAGVNNVFVENCVMDSPNLDRVIRIKTNSKRGGVIEDIFVRNIEVGTVKECVLKLNMFYNVYGSQTGNFIPVIRNIYLENINVKNGGKYSVWAEGYKESPVENITLKNVVIHKVDSLYKLKNVKNINFIDTYINEKKVEPFKN; encoded by the coding sequence ATGATTACAAATAAGGCTTTAATGTTAAAATCAATTGTGATTTTTAGTGTTGTAACTACGCTGATCTTATCTTGTGGTAAACAAGTTTCTGCTGTTTCTGAAACTAATCCATGGAATAAAATGGATTTAATCGTAAAAAGTATTCCTGAAACTCACTTTTTGGATAAGGAATACAACATAAATGATTTTGGGGCTGTAGCCGATGGAAAAACAATGAATACTACAGCTTTTGAAAAGGCTATTAAAGCTTGCTCAGAAAATGGAGGCGGAAAAGTAATTGTTCCAAATGGAAAATTTCTGACTGGTGCAATACATTTAGAAAGCAATGTAAATCTACATTTAGAAGATAGAGCTGAAATTCTTTTTAGTATAAATCCAAAAGATTATCCAATCGTTCACACCTCATGGGAAGGAACAGAAGTAATGAATTATTCACCTCTTATATATGCTAAAAATAAAACCAATGTTGCTATAACCGGAAAAGGCACTTTAAATGGTCAGGCCAATAGCACAAACTGGTGGATTTGGTCTGGAGGTAAAAGTTATGGATGGCAAAAAGGAATTCCGTCACAAAACGATCCGACAAACAGAGAAGTTTTGGTTGATATGGCCGAAAAAGGTATACCGGTTTCAGAACGAGTTTTTGGTGATGGACGCTATCTGCGCCCGAATTTTATTGAATTCTTCGAGTGCAATACAATCCTTGTTAAAGACGTAACCATAATAAATGCTCCATTTTGGATTTTACATCCTTTAAAATCGAATAATATAATTATTGACGGAGTTACAGTAAACAGTCATGGACCTAATAACGATGGTTGTGATCCTGAATATTCTCAAAACATAATTATTAAAAACTGCACTTTTAATACCGGTGATGACTGTATTGCTATTAAAGCAGGAAGGGATGCTGATGGCAGGAGAGTGGCAATACCAAGTAAAAATATCATTGTTCAGAATTGTAAAATGATAGACGGGCACGGAGGTGTAGTTATTGGCAGTGAAATTTCTGCGGGTGTAAATAACGTCTTTGTAGAAAATTGTGTAATGGACAGCCCAAATCTGGACAGGGTAATTCGTATTAAAACAAATTCAAAAAGAGGAGGAGTTATAGAAGATATTTTTGTTCGCAATATTGAAGTAGGAACAGTAAAGGAATGTGTTTTAAAATTGAACATGTTTTATAATGTATACGGATCACAAACAGGGAATTTTATACCTGTAATAAGAAACATATATCTGGAAAATATAAATGTAAAAAACGGAGGAAAATATAGCGTTTGGGCTGAAGGCTATAAAGAATCTCCCGTGGAAAATATCACATTGAAGAATGTGGTAATTCATAAAGTAGATTCCCTTTATAAGTTAAAAAATGTAAAAAATATAAATTTCATTGACACTTATATCAATGAAAAAAAAGTAGAACCATTTAAAAATTAA
- a CDS encoding UxaA family hydrolase: protein MQKKLIKVNPSDNVAVALVNLVAGEVINFEGQDITVESDVKMKHKIAMVPFNVGDRIIMYGVLVGKASARIEKGGLLSTANVKHESDKVTGKTETIGWNSPNIDKWKDRTWQGYHREDGQVGTENVWLFFPLVFCENRNIEILKDIFEKELLKPKENDYQLLLRSLVKTETGGTGNEAASNDANLFNNIEVKFITHQGGCGGIRQDSHSLAKLLAGYVNNPNVAGATVLSLGCQNLQIQIFKDALDAINPNSKKPVLIYDQQQIGTIETMLSSVVKDTFEAIKKANEIKREPAPLSKLRIGLECGGSDGFSGISANPTLGVLSDHLVALGGTTILSEFPELCGVEQELVNRCVDDKDGKRFLDLMQWYEKTVVDAGSGFDMNPSPGNIKDGLITDAMKSAGAAKKGGTSPIVGVYDYGEYINEAGFTLLCTPGNDVECTTAMVGSGANMVLFTTGLGTPTGNPIAPVVKISSNTELAKKMSDIIDIDTGGIITGEKSIDEMADEMLEFIIDVASGTIKTKAAILNQNDFIPWKRGVSL, encoded by the coding sequence ATGCAAAAAAAATTAATAAAAGTAAACCCTTCAGATAACGTTGCTGTTGCATTGGTTAATCTGGTTGCCGGCGAAGTAATCAACTTTGAAGGACAAGATATCACTGTCGAATCTGATGTGAAAATGAAACATAAAATTGCGATGGTTCCCTTCAATGTAGGAGATCGTATTATTATGTATGGTGTTTTGGTGGGTAAAGCAAGTGCCAGAATCGAAAAAGGAGGATTGCTTTCTACTGCAAACGTAAAACACGAAAGTGATAAAGTAACGGGTAAAACTGAAACTATCGGCTGGAACTCTCCAAATATTGATAAATGGAAAGACAGAACGTGGCAGGGCTATCATAGAGAAGACGGGCAAGTAGGAACTGAAAATGTTTGGTTGTTTTTTCCATTGGTTTTTTGTGAAAACAGAAATATCGAAATCTTAAAAGATATCTTTGAGAAAGAATTATTAAAACCAAAGGAAAACGATTACCAATTGTTATTGCGTTCTTTGGTAAAAACAGAAACGGGTGGTACTGGAAACGAAGCAGCTTCTAACGATGCTAATTTATTCAATAATATTGAAGTAAAATTTATTACACACCAGGGTGGATGTGGCGGAATTCGTCAGGATTCGCATAGTTTGGCTAAGTTGTTAGCTGGTTATGTAAACAATCCAAACGTTGCAGGAGCTACCGTTTTGAGTTTAGGATGTCAGAATCTTCAAATTCAGATCTTCAAAGATGCATTGGATGCTATTAATCCAAACAGTAAAAAGCCTGTTTTAATCTACGACCAACAACAAATCGGAACAATTGAGACCATGTTGAGCAGTGTTGTAAAAGATACTTTTGAAGCGATTAAAAAGGCAAACGAAATAAAAAGAGAACCAGCTCCTTTATCTAAATTAAGAATTGGTTTAGAGTGTGGTGGTTCTGACGGGTTCTCCGGAATTTCAGCTAATCCAACATTAGGAGTTTTATCTGATCATTTAGTTGCTTTAGGAGGAACTACAATTCTTTCTGAATTTCCTGAATTATGTGGAGTAGAACAGGAATTGGTAAACCGTTGTGTAGATGATAAGGATGGAAAACGTTTCTTAGACTTAATGCAATGGTACGAAAAAACAGTTGTTGATGCAGGTTCAGGATTTGATATGAATCCATCTCCGGGTAACATTAAAGACGGTTTGATTACTGATGCAATGAAATCGGCTGGTGCTGCTAAAAAAGGAGGAACTTCACCAATTGTAGGTGTTTACGATTATGGAGAATATATTAATGAAGCAGGCTTTACATTGTTATGTACGCCAGGAAATGACGTTGAATGTACAACTGCGATGGTAGGTTCGGGTGCCAATATGGTATTGTTTACAACAGGTTTAGGAACTCCAACAGGAAATCCAATTGCGCCGGTAGTAAAGATTTCATCTAACACAGAATTAGCTAAAAAGATGTCAGATATTATCGATATTGACACTGGTGGAATTATCACCGGAGAAAAATCAATCGACGAAATGGCTGATGAAATGCTTGAATTTATTATTGATGTTGCAAGTGGAACTATCAAAACGAAAGCTGCAATTTTAAATCAAAACGATTTTATTCCTTGGAAAAGAGGAGTTTCTTTATAA
- a CDS encoding LacI family DNA-binding transcriptional regulator: MSEKITIYDIAKKLNITAATVSRALNNNPKIKESTRDLVIKTAASMNYKQNKLALALKSGRSNNIGVIVPRIDSNFFASVIRGIEEELQPHGYQVIICQTHEDLKRESENLYTLIDAQVDGILMSVTAVSTENDAAFRNVLEKNVPLIFFDRSKHIDGVSSVTINDFKGGYIATKHLISEGCKSIAHLSGDQSLEIFKNRFLGYKQALLDSGMTFKEEYVVPVRSSVEAGKDAVDILLQLETPPDAIFSSSDFAALGAIQELKERNISIPKEFCVAGFSNEPFTKFMELSITSVDQSPLEMGKMSARVFLEQVDKTDTIKIEKKVVLAPELHIRKSSSRTTS, encoded by the coding sequence ATGAGCGAAAAAATAACCATCTATGATATTGCCAAGAAATTAAATATCACCGCAGCTACTGTTTCCAGGGCATTGAACAACAATCCCAAGATAAAAGAGAGCACGCGTGACCTGGTAATTAAAACCGCTGCTTCAATGAACTACAAGCAAAACAAACTTGCTTTAGCATTAAAAAGTGGTCGAAGTAATAATATAGGTGTTATTGTTCCTCGTATTGACAGTAATTTTTTCGCTTCGGTAATCCGCGGTATTGAAGAAGAGCTACAGCCTCATGGTTATCAGGTAATTATATGCCAGACTCACGAAGATCTTAAACGAGAAAGCGAAAATTTATATACTTTAATAGATGCTCAGGTAGACGGCATACTTATGTCTGTTACCGCTGTAAGCACTGAGAATGATGCTGCTTTTCGGAATGTTTTAGAAAAAAATGTTCCGCTTATCTTTTTTGACCGTAGTAAACATATTGATGGCGTAAGTTCTGTAACAATCAATGACTTTAAAGGCGGTTATATTGCCACAAAACACTTAATAAGTGAGGGTTGCAAATCTATTGCCCATTTATCAGGAGATCAATCTCTTGAAATTTTCAAAAACAGATTTTTAGGCTATAAGCAAGCTTTATTAGATAGCGGAATGACATTTAAAGAAGAATATGTTGTCCCGGTTAGAAGTAGTGTTGAAGCCGGAAAAGATGCCGTTGATATTTTATTACAGCTTGAAACCCCACCTGATGCTATATTTTCTTCGAGTGATTTTGCTGCGTTAGGAGCTATTCAGGAATTAAAAGAAAGAAACATCAGTATTCCAAAAGAATTTTGCGTGGCTGGCTTTAGTAATGAGCCTTTTACCAAATTCATGGAATTATCAATTACTTCTGTAGATCAGTCTCCGCTTGAAATGGGAAAAATGTCGGCACGCGTTTTCCTTGAACAGGTAGACAAAACAGACACTATTAAAATCGAAAAAAAGGTGGTTCTTGCACCAGAATTACACATTCGCAAGTCATCGTCCAGAACAACATCTTAA
- a CDS encoding TonB-dependent receptor, which yields MKIKTFLKKKIKYNLVFLFFLNLLCSNAINAQSSVVEGKITDAAGLSLPGVNILEKGTKNGTSTDFEGSFKLNVSSSKAILVISYLGFQTQEVSVAGKSKVNVSLAEQSNALTEVVVVGYGSVKKTDLTGSVSTISAATITERNTINALEAIQGSTPGVQISSSSGRAGDGFKVVIRGNNSLVADSSNPKMVGSSPLYVVDGVPMDGIDFLNPQDIARMDVLKDASSAAIYGSRGSNGVIIVTTKSGTSAKAGMNVTFDTSYGTKTAARLPEMMSGEEWWKFHQVAYMSATPLTQTPAQLAALAGNQSPLLVSRAKAGYNFDWYDAVLKPGMTQNNYLNVSGRSDSGLSYNLGFGIQSDEGLIDNDSTDKYSFKLGLNHKINDKFSTGANVTVARLDTQLGSDLAMQDAFRLSPLMSPWAIDAAGNELVGTNFFLPGKLTYPDGSWAINKTSAVNPLVEIANSSQTEKTWQTVGNVYFQYQPIKWLSFKTTFAAGINNTKRGAAYGAQSNAGVTLNGKNSSSIENLENFNYTWDNQIDLKHTFNEVHDFSVLLLQSLYSNVDESSYLYSNTQPFDTDINNIGSGVQTSYVVKSAYTKNTLNSYALRLNYSFKDKYLLTASNRWDGSSVLAEGAKWESFPSLALGWKISKESFLAGNSTISDLKLRASVGYTGNDNVAPYTSQALLNQQTFYANGSNVVPGWQSETLANPLLSWEKTREFNLGLDYGFLNNRITGTIDVYDRLSDDLIYKQQLPSESGWKNTYANVGSVSNKGIEVLLTTKNIKSKNVSWETTFTFTKNVNTLESIYNQDKVSDIGNTLILGSPLNPNYNYVYDGVWQESEAAQAATYGMAPGQARPKDLNGDGKFNQNDRTVIGNPNPEWQGSFYSKLNVGQFDFNFSVLTSQGQTVLSTFHQNFADVSDRGRQKIAMDYFIPTNGAGIEANANGTNPRPGPVATGAGAYWTSLFAYYRDASYVKIKNISLGYTFNSELLKRIKMSNLRIYVNVLDPFVFTKFDGYDPEWAGSAFGVNRPASVTTQLGLSVKF from the coding sequence ATGAAAATTAAAACATTCTTAAAGAAAAAAATAAAATACAATCTTGTATTTTTATTTTTCTTAAATCTCCTTTGCAGTAATGCAATAAACGCTCAGTCGAGTGTAGTAGAAGGAAAAATTACAGATGCTGCCGGATTATCTTTGCCGGGTGTGAACATTCTTGAAAAAGGGACAAAAAACGGAACTTCAACAGATTTTGAAGGAAGTTTTAAATTAAACGTATCAAGCTCTAAAGCAATCTTAGTAATTTCATATTTAGGTTTTCAGACACAAGAAGTTAGTGTAGCAGGAAAATCTAAAGTAAATGTTAGCCTTGCAGAGCAATCAAATGCACTTACAGAAGTTGTTGTAGTAGGATATGGATCTGTAAAGAAAACAGATCTTACAGGTTCTGTAAGTACGATCAGTGCTGCAACAATCACAGAAAGAAATACCATAAATGCATTAGAAGCTATTCAGGGAAGTACTCCTGGGGTACAGATTTCATCTAGTTCAGGACGTGCCGGTGACGGATTTAAAGTGGTGATTAGAGGAAATAACTCATTAGTAGCCGATTCAAGTAACCCAAAAATGGTAGGTTCATCTCCTTTATATGTAGTAGATGGTGTGCCAATGGACGGAATTGATTTTTTGAATCCACAGGATATTGCCAGAATGGATGTCTTAAAAGATGCTTCTTCTGCTGCAATTTATGGATCAAGAGGTTCAAATGGGGTAATCATCGTAACAACTAAAAGTGGTACAAGTGCTAAAGCAGGAATGAATGTTACTTTTGATACTTCGTACGGAACTAAAACTGCGGCAAGATTGCCAGAGATGATGAGCGGCGAAGAATGGTGGAAATTTCATCAGGTAGCTTATATGAGTGCTACTCCTTTAACTCAAACTCCTGCACAATTGGCTGCATTGGCCGGAAATCAAAGTCCGCTATTAGTTTCAAGAGCAAAAGCTGGTTATAATTTTGATTGGTATGATGCTGTACTTAAACCGGGTATGACTCAAAATAATTATTTGAATGTTTCGGGACGTTCTGATTCTGGATTAAGCTATAATTTAGGTTTTGGTATCCAAAGCGATGAAGGTCTTATTGATAATGATTCAACAGACAAATACTCATTTAAATTAGGTTTAAATCATAAAATAAACGACAAATTCTCTACAGGAGCAAATGTTACTGTTGCTCGTCTTGACACACAATTAGGTAGTGATCTGGCTATGCAGGACGCTTTTAGATTAAGTCCGCTTATGTCGCCATGGGCTATTGATGCAGCCGGAAATGAGTTAGTTGGTACAAACTTTTTTCTTCCTGGAAAATTAACTTACCCTGATGGTTCATGGGCAATCAATAAAACAAGTGCGGTTAACCCATTGGTGGAGATTGCAAATTCTTCTCAAACTGAAAAAACATGGCAAACGGTTGGAAATGTTTATTTTCAATACCAACCTATTAAGTGGTTGTCTTTTAAAACAACTTTTGCTGCCGGAATTAACAATACAAAAAGAGGAGCTGCTTATGGGGCGCAATCGAATGCCGGTGTAACATTAAACGGTAAAAATTCATCGTCAATTGAAAATTTAGAGAACTTTAATTACACTTGGGATAATCAGATAGATTTGAAACATACTTTTAATGAAGTACATGATTTTAGTGTTTTATTATTGCAAAGTTTGTACTCAAATGTTGATGAAAGTTCTTACTTATATTCGAATACACAACCTTTTGATACTGATATAAATAATATTGGTTCAGGAGTTCAGACAAGTTATGTTGTGAAATCAGCATATACAAAAAACACGCTTAACTCGTATGCATTGCGTTTGAATTATAGTTTTAAAGATAAATATTTATTAACGGCATCTAATAGATGGGATGGTTCATCTGTATTGGCAGAAGGTGCAAAATGGGAAAGTTTTCCATCTTTGGCTTTAGGCTGGAAAATAAGTAAAGAATCATTTTTAGCTGGTAATTCTACTATTTCAGATTTGAAATTGAGAGCGAGTGTTGGTTATACAGGAAATGATAACGTTGCTCCTTATACTTCACAAGCATTATTAAACCAACAAACCTTTTATGCTAATGGTTCTAATGTCGTTCCTGGATGGCAATCTGAAACTTTGGCAAATCCACTTTTAAGCTGGGAGAAAACAAGAGAGTTCAACTTAGGTCTTGATTATGGATTTTTAAACAACAGAATTACAGGTACAATCGATGTTTATGACAGATTATCAGATGATTTGATTTACAAACAACAATTACCTTCTGAATCAGGCTGGAAAAATACTTATGCAAACGTTGGTTCAGTAAGTAACAAAGGTATTGAGGTTTTATTGACTACAAAAAACATTAAATCTAAGAACGTAAGCTGGGAAACTACATTTACATTTACTAAAAATGTTAATACACTAGAATCAATTTACAATCAGGATAAAGTAAGTGATATCGGAAACACATTAATTCTTGGTTCTCCATTAAACCCTAATTATAATTATGTTTATGATGGTGTTTGGCAGGAAAGCGAAGCAGCTCAGGCAGCTACTTACGGAATGGCTCCCGGACAGGCAAGACCAAAAGATTTAAATGGTGATGGCAAATTTAATCAGAATGACAGAACGGTAATTGGTAATCCGAACCCGGAATGGCAAGGAAGTTTTTATTCTAAATTGAATGTGGGTCAGTTCGATTTCAATTTCTCTGTATTGACAAGTCAGGGTCAGACTGTATTAAGTACTTTTCACCAGAATTTTGCTGATGTAAGTGACAGAGGTCGCCAAAAAATTGCAATGGATTATTTTATTCCAACAAATGGGGCAGGTATTGAGGCTAATGCAAATGGGACAAATCCACGTCCGGGACCAGTTGCAACTGGAGCAGGAGCTTATTGGACTTCTCTATTTGCTTATTACAGAGACGCATCTTATGTGAAAATTAAAAATATATCTCTAGGATACACTTTCAATTCAGAATTGCTTAAAAGAATTAAAATGAGTAATTTAAGAATTTATGTAAATGTTTTAGACCCATTCGTATTTACAAAATTTGATGGATACGATCCGGAGTGGGCTGGTTCAGCTTTTGGTGTAAACCGTCCGGCATCTGTGACTACGCAATTGGGACTAAGTGTTAAATTTTAA